From a single Capsicum annuum cultivar UCD-10X-F1 chromosome 12, UCD10Xv1.1, whole genome shotgun sequence genomic region:
- the LOC107851711 gene encoding 60S ribosomal protein L38: MPKQIHEIKDFLLTARRKDARSVKIKKNKDMVKFKVRCSKYLYTLCVSDFEKADKLKQSLPPGLSVQDL, encoded by the exons ATG CCGAAGCAAATTCATGAGATCAAGGATTTCCTCCTAACAGCAAGGAGGAAGGATGCACGATCTGTCAAGATCAAGAAGAACAAGGATATGGTTAAGTTCAAGGTTCGCTGCTCCAAGTACCTGTACACACTCTGTGTGTCCGACTTTGAGAAGGCTGACAAGTTGAAGCAGTCACTTCCTCCAG GTTTGAGCGTCCAAGACCTTTGA
- the LOC107851315 gene encoding actin-related protein 7, whose translation MEAVVVDAGSKLLKAGFAVPDQTPSMVIPTQMKRIPEDDEGSAFEEEEVTVDPIERGFIKDWDAMEDLLHHVLYSGLGWEIGNEGQILFTDPLCTPKAIREQLVQLMFETFNISGFYASEQAVLSLYAVGRISGCTVDVGHGKIDIAPVIEGAVQHIASRRLEVGGLDLTKLLADELSKSNPTVKLNISDVEKLKEQYACCADDDIAYEKLQQSCMEETHTLPDGQVITIGKERYTVGEALFQPSILGNDTHGIVEQLVHSISSVSSENHRQLLENTVLCGGTATITGFEERFQREATLCSSAVRPSLVKPPEYMPEKLTSYSAWIGGAILAKVVFPQNQHITKADYDESGPSVVHRKCF comes from the exons ATGGAGGCAGTAGTAGTAGACGCTGGTTCTAAATTACTCAAAGCTGGTTTTGCTGTTCCAGATCAAACTCCTTCTATG GTAATACCAACCCAAATGAAACGGATTCCTGAAGATGATGAAGGTTCTGCGTTTGAGGAGGAGGAGGTGACTGTAGATCCCATCGAAAGAGGTTTCATCAAAGATTGGGATGCTATGGAAGACCTGTTGCATCATGTTCTTTATTCTGGCCTTGGTTGGGAAATTGGAAATGAAGGTCAAATTCTATTCACCGACCCACTCTGCACTCCCAAG GCAATCAGGGAACAATTGGTGCAATTGATGTTTGAAACATTTAACATCTCGGGGTTTTATGCCTCTGAGCAGGCAGTATTGTCGCTTTATGCTGTTGGACGCATATCTGGCTGCactgttgatgttggtcatgggAAAATTG ATATTGCACCTGTCATTGAGGGTGCAGTTCAGCACATAGCATCAAGAAGGTTGGAAGTTGGGGGTTTGGATTTGACAAAGCTACTAGCAGATGAGCTTAGTAAATCAAATCCCACGGTGAAACTCAATATTTCTGATGTTGAAAAATTGAAAGAGCAGTATGCATGCTGTGCTGATGATGATATTGCCTATGAGAAGCTTCAACAATCATGCATGGAAGAGACACATACTCTGCCTGATGGCCAG gtAATCACAATTGGAAAAGAAAGATACACTGTTGGAGAGGCCTTGTTTCAACCATCTATATTGGGTAACGATACTCATGGAATAGTTGAACAGCTTGTTCATAGTATTTCATCTGTGTCATCTGAAAATCACCGCCAGCTGCTAGAGAACACTGTACTTTGTGGTGGCACTGCTACTATAACCG GGTTTGAGGAACGGTTTCAGAGGGAAGCTACCCTTTGCTCATCAGCAGTACGTCCTTCGCTAGTAAAG CCTCCAGAATATATGCCAGAGAAGTTGACATCATATTCAGCATGGATTGGTGGTGCTATACTTGCCAAAGTTGTCTTCCCTCAAAACCAACACATAACCAAGGCTGATTACGACGAGAGTGGACCTTCTGTTGTTCATCGAAAATGCTTTTAA